A stretch of the Dioscorea cayenensis subsp. rotundata cultivar TDr96_F1 chromosome 4, TDr96_F1_v2_PseudoChromosome.rev07_lg8_w22 25.fasta, whole genome shotgun sequence genome encodes the following:
- the LOC120258155 gene encoding benzyl alcohol O-benzoyltransferase-like encodes MAPSPLVFTVQRQMPVLVTPAKPTPHEFKYLSDIDDQESLRFQIPLIHFYRNEPCMSGVDPAKVIREALARALVFYYPFAGRLREESGRKLVVNCTGEGVLFIEADANVRLQDFGDNLQPPFPCMEELLFDVEGSAGVLNCPLLLIQVTRLLCGGFIFALRVNHTMADGPGMALFMNAVAEMARGATAPSVLPVWSRELLRARNPPRVTFEHREYDEDMPHDSHNTINTPPDDITHRSFYFGPREISALRMRLPEHLRKSSTFEILTACLWRCRTMALQLEPEEEVRMMGIVNARGKKEGDFLPIGYYGNAFTYPTAVSKVKHLCNEPVEYALELVKKAKSQGMTREYLQSVADLMVLRGRPHFTIAKSYLVSDLTRAGLENVDFGWGKAVYGSVAKGGIGDIPLVSFYVPFRNGIVVPVCLPSAAMDRFVKEIENMTSDQITAPPPPPSRLLSVL; translated from the exons ATGGCACCATCCCCTCTGGTTTTCACAGTGCAGAGGCAGATGCCGGTTCTAGTAACACCGGCAAAGCCTACACCACACGAATTCAAGTATCTCTCAGACATCGATGACCAGGAGAGCCTGAGGTTCCAGATCCCTCTAATCCACTTTTACAGAAACGAGCCATGTATGAGTGGCGTTGATCCTGCAAAGGTGATAAGAGAGGCCTTGGCGAGAGCTCTGGTGTTCTACTATCCCTTTGCCGGCCGTCTTCGGGAAGAGTCTGGAAGAAAGCTTGTTGTGAACTGCACCGGTGAAGGGGTGTTGTTCATTGAAGCTGATGCAAATGTCCGCCTGCAGGATTTCGGTGACAACCTGCAGCCACCGTTCCCATGCATGGAGGAGCTCCTCTTCGACGTTGAGGGTTCTGCTGGTGTTCTTAACTGTCCATTGCTCTTGATTCAG GTGACACGATTGTTGTGTGGAGGATTCATCTTTGCACTCCGGGTTAACCACACCATGGCGGACGGACCAGGAATGGCTCTGTTCATGAACGCAGTGGCCGAGATGGCACGGGGAGCAACCGCGCCATCAGTGCTGCCAGTCTGGTCAAGAGAGCTGCTTAGGGCGCGCAATCCGCCACGAGTGACGTTCGAGCACCGTGAGTACGATGAAGACATGCCTCATGACTCCCACAACACCATCAACACACCACCCGATGACATAACGCACCGTTCCTTCTACTTCGGTCCCAGGGAGATTTCAGCTCTGAGAATGCGTTTGCCGGAACACCTACGCAAGAGCTCGACGTTTGAGATACTGACAGCGTGCTTGTGGAGATGCCGAACCATGGCGCTGCAGCTGGAGCCAGAGGAAGAGGTGCGCATGATGGGCATTGTCAATGCTCGAGGAAAGAAGGAAGGGGATTTTCTGCCGATTGGGTACTATGGAAACGCATTCACATACCCGACGGCGGTGTCAAAGGTGAAGCACTTATGCAATGAACCTGTGGAATATGCGTTGGAGTTGGTGAAGAAGGCCAAGTCGCAGGGGATGACACGTGAGTACCTGCAATCTGTGGCGGACTTGATGGTCCTGAGAGGGAGGCCTCACTTCACAATTGCGAAATCGTATCTTGTGTCGGACCTGACAAGAGCTGGGCTTGAGAATGTGGACTTCGGGTGGGGGAAGGCGGTGTATGGAAGTGTGGCGAAAGGTGGGATTGGGGATATCCCACTGGTGAGCTTTTATGTACCTTTCAGGAATGGCATTGTGGTGCCTGTTTGCTTGCCAAGCGCTGCAATGGATAGGTTTGTGAAGGAGATTGAGAACATGACCAGTGATCAGATTActgcaccaccaccaccaccttctcGTCTGCTATCTGTACTCTGA